A genomic window from Lutra lutra chromosome 17, mLutLut1.2, whole genome shotgun sequence includes:
- the LOC125088886 gene encoding zinc finger protein 420-like encodes MHTGEKVYKCEEGNQSFKDCSSINGHSEIYSGEKPCKCQECGKAFNDHSSLNRQHQIHIARKNYNCNECARAFTSCSKLIQHQRIHTGEKPYQCQKCGKAFKRLSHLSQHHRIHTGKKPYQCQECGKAFTWRSNLSRHHKIHTAEKTYQCQECGEAFKWRSHLYQHHNIHNGEKTYQCQECGKAFNWRSGLAEHKRIHCGENPYQCEECGKPFKDSTTLIEHYRTHTGQKPYRCQKCGKAFNCLSHLSEHDRIHTGKKPYQCQQCGKAYAVPSQLTKHHRIHTGEKPYQCQECGKAFSDRSTLTEHHRIHSGEKPYQCQECGKAFTWRSNLSRHQKTHSAEKPYQCQECGKAFKWRSHLCQHHNIHNAEKPYQCQECGKAFNWRSGLAKHKRIHCGEKSYQCEECGKPFKDSTTLIEHHRTHTREKPYQCQECGKAFIHSSNLIQHHRIHTGEKPYQCQECGKSFSWRSGLTHHYRIHYGE; translated from the coding sequence ATGCATACTGGAGAAAAAGTATACAAATGTGAAGAAGGCAATCAAAGCTTTAAGGACTGTTCATCAATAAATGGACATTCggagatctattctggagagaaaccctgcaaatgtcaagaatgtggcaaggcttTTAACGATCACTCAAGTCTTAATAGACAGCACCAAATTCATATTGCAAGGAAAAATTACAACTGTAATGAATGTGCCAGAGCCTTTACATCATGTTCAAAACTTAttcaacatcagagaattcatactggagagaaaccttaccaatgtcaaaaatgtggcaaggcctttaaacGCCTTTCACACCTTTCTCAACATCATAGAATTCATACTGGaaagaaaccttaccaatgtcaggaatgtggcaaggcctttaccTGGAGGTCAAATCTTTCTCGGCATCACAAAATTCATACTGCAGAGAAaacttaccaatgtcaagaatgtggcgaGGCCTTTAAGTGGAGGTCACATCTTTATCAACATCACAATATTCATAATGGAGAGAAAACTTACCAATgccaagaatgtggcaaggcctttaactgGAGGTCAGGTCTTGCTGAGCATAAAAGAATTCATTGTGGAGAAAATCCTTACCAATGTGAAGAATGTGGCAAGCCCTTTAAGGACAGCACAACTCTTATTGAACATTACAGAACTCATACTGGACAGAAACCTTACCGATGTCAaaaatgtggcaaggcctttaactgCCTTTCACACCTTTCTGAACATGATAGAATTCATACTGGAAAGAAACCTTACCAGTGTCAACAATGTGGTAAGGCCTATGCCGTCCCTTCACAACTTACTAAGCATCACcgaattcatactggagaaaaaccttaccaatgtcaagaatgtggcaaggcctttagtGACAGGTCAACCCTTActgaacatcacagaattcatagtGGAGAAAAACCTTatcaatgtcaagaatgtggcaaggcctttaccTGGAGGTCAAATCTTTCTCGGCATCAGAAAACTCATAGTgcagagaaaccttaccaatgtcaagaatgtggcaaggccttcaAGTGGAGGTCACATCTTTGTCAACATCACAATATTCATAACgcagagaaaccttaccaatgtcaagaatgtggcaaggcctttaactgGAGGTCAGGTCTTGCTAAGCATAAGAGAATTCATTGTGGAGAAAAATCTTACCAATGTGAAGAATGTGGCAAGCCCTTTAAGGACAGCACAACTCTTATTGAACATCATAGAACTCATACtagagagaaaccttaccaatgtcaagaatgtggcaaggcctttatcCACAGCTCAAACCTTAtacaacatcacagaattcatactggagagaaaccttaccaatgtcaggAATGTGGCAAGTCCTTTAGCTGGAGGTCAGGTCTTACTCACCATTACAGAATTCATTATGGAGAATAA